One window from the genome of Hydra vulgaris chromosome 02, alternate assembly HydraT2T_AEP encodes:
- the LOC136075940 gene encoding tigger transposable element-derived protein 4-like, whose translation MRADYVPSVVCCISGEAKSVNDQVIAPWLETTLPTILSRYPLENIFNADEFGLFYQCLPDKSLHLKYEKCIGSKHSKVCLTGMAAGNFKGERLSMFVIGKLKSPRCFKGVKIFLVAIGQNQKVGYNCSAHPNVQKLDWVELIFLPQNKTSITQPLDQGVIRSLKAKYRSLAVKKQIDALEKENKMPKFSILTGMFTLTKAWNSIPDQTFINCFKKSGTSLEAVEKHVND comes from the exons ATGAGAGCTGATTATGTCCCATCAGTGGTTTGCTG CATTTCTGGAGAGGCAAAGTCTGTTAACGATCAGGTAATCGCTCCATGGCTCGAAACCACACTGCCTACAATTCTCTCTCGATACccacttgaaaatatttttaatgccgATGAATTCGGTCTTTTCTACCAATGTTTGCCTGacaaaagtttacatttaaaatatgaaaagtgCATAGGAAGCAAGCATAGTAAAGTTTGCCTGACTGGGATGGCCGCAGGTAATTTTAAAGGAGAAAGACTTTCAATGTTTGTAATTGGAAAATTGAAGTCTCCTAGATGTTTTAAAGGTGTAAAAATATTCCTTGTTGCTATCGGGCAAAACCAAAAAGTTGGAT ATAATTGTTCTGCCCATCCTAACGTGCAGAAACTTGATTGGGTGGAGCTTATCTTTCTTCCACAGAATAAAACTTCGATCACCCAACCTTTGGATCAAGGAGTTATCCGATCTCTTAAAGCCAAATATCGCTCACTTGCAGTGAAAAAGCAAATTGATGCCTTAGAAAAAGAGAACAAGATGCCTAAGTTTTCTATCTTAACTGGTATGTTTACGCTAACAAAAGCATGGAATTCCATTCCAGATCAAACCTTCattaattgtttcaaaaaatcagGAACATCATTAGAAGCAGTGGAAAAGCATGTAAATGATTAG